A window of Miscanthus floridulus cultivar M001 chromosome 12, ASM1932011v1, whole genome shotgun sequence genomic DNA:
TGGAAGTGGACAGTTATGTGTGGGAAGGTATACTTGTTGGATGCAGAATGCATTGGAACATGGACGCAGTGGAGGTTGCAGAGCATTGGTATCACAGTGGAGTGTAGCAGATTTCTGAAACGCTGAAAATAGAGAACATTTCAGAAAGAGGACCGGCCCTAGTTGCAATGATAATACCCGCTAAGACTCCTATACCATTTCATGCGAGAATTTGGACATATTTCAAGATCTGTTACCAGTATATCTTCAGCTCCTAGTGATACAAATCTCACTGTCTGCGGGTGCAGGACCTAACCATTATATTTCACTACTGCTGCAAAATGGGAATATGATGCTGGAGTGTGATCTTGCAGTTTCACGCTGAACGTGATGGGTGCTTTCGTCGAAGAAATTGCAGATCCATGAAATTTGTGGGAACTGGTTTCTCTTGTCAAATCAAATGCTCATTCTAACAGACTAAGGAAGTAATGAATGAACTGAAGCGGATGTGGAAAAATTCCTGGCACAGCGCTGCTATATTTCTTTCATGGGCTGGCTGCAGGTCCGATGAATATATTTCTCAGGAATTCAATCTGAAAGTCGAGTATAAGTCGGACATTGCGCATTTCACATTTCTCTCCCAGGAAATTACTCGCTTGAGACAAGAAAGCAATCAAGTTTACTTGTCCTGCCGTTGATTACACTTCGACACATAATTTACCCATGCCAGTTGGTGTTGTCAGTTCGTTTTCATGTTCTCCAGGCTAAGACTAAGACAAACTCTGGTTCATCTCATTTAAGACTGGCGTGACAGTTCATATCGAAGAAAAGTATCGTGCTATTTGGCTCTGATGTTTAATGGATAGCATGATTGTGAATATTTGACTGATTTTAAAAAGAAATTAAAATTCACACTCCTTCGGAGTAGAAAATGTTGAATTCATATCGTTACTGGATTAGTGCTGTAGTGGTTGTATGAGTGCGTCTATTTTCAGCCTTTGTGCTTCGTTCACAAAGACACAAACATCTTTCCTAAGGTCATTTTCCACTAAGGTCTTgcatcgaacgagagaaggtagACGAGCTGCTGACGAAACCAATGCACCACATGTCCACATGCGagtctacaacaacaacaacatagcctttcagtcccaagcgaGTCCACATGCGAGTCTGCTTCAATCAAATCTTCTAAACCATTTGAATACAGAAAACAAAACCAAATGCGAATACAAATCCTATATAAAACTGGAAACAGAGGAAGTGTTTCAAGATCATTGTTTGCACTATGTGTTCAATAATCCACAAAAATTCGTATTTGAACTTTGAAAAGAGTTCCTACAGCCTCATTCCCTTACTAGTACTGCAAAGTGACATAACAAATTTTCCTCGAGTACCTATTCCTTTTTATCTCTACTCTTAAAGAGCCACGGTGCGAATAATCGACAGATTTCGAGCATGAACCAAAATTCCTGAATTCCCTTTCCTTATGATAGCAATTTCTTGTACAGTTCAGTCTTTCATGACAAAAATACCTTGCCTAATGTCATTCCACACCAAGATAAACTGCTGACTACAACAATGAAACATATACAACTCTCCTGCAGCCAAATCTTCTGAGTTGTTTGAAAACAGAAAGCAAAACCAAATGGTTTCATGAAAAGCATTGTGATTGTACAGTAACACCCTGCAAATCCTATAGAACTGGAATGACAGCAATGCTTCAAGAAAATCATTTGTATGAGGTCGTTTATGGATCCATAAAAAACCAAATTTGAAGAGAGGTCCTTCACAAAAAAAAAGCACGAGATTCAGTTCCTTCAAAATTCCCTTGTTTCAAAGACGGTACAAAAATGATTCTGTAGCCCGCATCGATGTTCTAAAAACACAACCAGAGAGAAATCTCAACCTCTTAAAAAGATCGCGAAGCATTCCTAACTCGCAAGTAGCAATTCTGCAAGCCTGCAAATCAGGAATTGGCAGCTGGACGACAGCAAGAAACAATCACCTGAACACTTTTccattttgtttagcaagcctaCAGCACCTGGCTGTTTTTTCTTTCAGCGCAATTCAATTATGTAGTGTCTGCAGCATAATAGAAGGCTCGTGTAAGTGGTAGAATCTTAccacctgtgaccggaaggtcccgggttcgagtcgcggtctcctcgcattacacaggcgagggtaagacttgccactaacatccttccccagaccccgcacagagcgggagctctctacactaGGTACGCccgggagctctctacactgggtacgcccttttctTAGTGTCTGCGGCATAATATGAACCAAAGCAAGATGGAAGAAAGAAGATGACTATCACATTTGTAACCTTTTTATTTCGTTTGAACCAAGTACAACAAGCTTTTTCATGTATGGAATGGCTACACAGATGCTATCCAAGGAGAAATGTAAAAATGTCTCTCAATGAGATGATTCCTTCCACAAATCTGGTACTTTGTTCAATAACAACAAGCCGTCGCACTCCTGATGACAAGACATACAGAGCGTCAATTTTACACTAGAACAATATTAACTATTTAAAAAAATGAAATTCCAACTTGCTCCTGATATGGCACATATATCAGAATCACACACTAGTACCTGGAACAGACAATCCCTCCAAGACTTCCAGCAAGGTACTCGTCGGCAAACAAGTATGACAGTGTCTTCGGCCATGCACCTGGTATTGCACATCCAAAGCCTAAAATAGAGTAAAAGACAACAATTGTATTATTCTCTGAGAGAACCAATTCTGGAAGGGCAGTGTATCATGAAATACAAAAACATCAACAACCGGTTGTAAAGTGAACACTTTGAATGGACAAATTTATTTCTGTAAGCTTAAAGAAGCTTGAGGGGCAGTTTGGCAAGGCTCTCTGGAAGTGATTCTCTATGAGCTTCCAGGCTGAATTGAGGAGAAGCTCTGCCAAACAGATTTTTACTAAGAAGTGAGTCTTTGCAGATTCTATGAAGTGATACTCTAAAATGGACTAGAGGCTGGGAGCTGAAAAAAAAGTAGCTTCCCCTGATTCACTTCACGCACTGAATCACTGTATGCATAGAATATCCTAGAGAATCGTAGAAAATCAATTTCGGTCAGAGAATCTCTGCCAAACTGCTCACACAGATTCAGGTGGAGAGTAGGCAAGAATCGCTTCTCCATTTACACTGGGAGGTGGGAACTAAAAAACCTGCTCTACACTGCTCCCTGTTCAAAACCCACAAGAATCAATTCTCGCCTGCTCCCCACCCTGCTCCCCCACCATAATCAAGTAGAATCACTCCACTAGAGAACCAAGGAGCAGAGCCAGAGAATCTAGGAGTGGAGATCTGCCAAACAGGCCGTCTATTTCTTGGGTTGCTCTGCCTGCTTCCTCTGATTAGATTCAAAGCAAGTTTGAGAAGCCAATTTACCATCAACTCTCCTTAATCCAATGTTGTCTCCATCAGACTCCTAGGGGCTCTGCCACCACCATTGAAATGAGCCCAAGCTAAGAACTCACATTTGCACCACTCATCACATTCAATTCCTACCAAGACTATTGTTTTCGAGTAGACATCAACAAGCTCTGAAGTATTGATGAGGCAACTGGCAGCCATCTGGTCAGTTCTGTCACGATCTACAGCTACCACATGGTTTGCAGTCGGAATCTATGAAGACTTGACCATCACCAGGAGGGCAAGGAACACCAGGAGCAGAGCGCTAGACTAATGATCCAGTCAGCCATTATAGTGGATGAAGCTGGTGAAGGCTAAATCATCTTTGCATGGTGTTTATAGGCAACTGGAAGCACAATGAGAATCAAATAAGGGTTCCTATGATTATTTGACAACATGGGTCACCTGACATGTATTATACCCAAGTGGCAAAGCAACCTAAGGTCATGTCCACTTCAAACAATCAAGTGATCTTCCTTAATCTGGTCTTAGAAGATGAAGGGGTAAATAACCTGTTTCATAATTCAGGCTGTGATTCTAAAATGTACTTATTCATATATTAAACATAATGAGCGATTGGACTTCAGACTGGAACACAAATCTCATTTGCATTTTCCATTCTGATGGACAGCACAATACTGCAAAGGACTTGTGTTGAATGCTGGCCATCAAAATCAAAAGCAGAGGAATTGCAGTTTTTCAGTTATGCAAGTGAGTATACGCAAAaacaaaaagggcgtacccagtgcagagagctcctgctctgtgcggggtctggggaaaggtgtcagtggcaagccttaccctctcctgtgcaatgcgaggagaacgcgactcgaacccgggaacttccggtcacaggcggtaagactctaccgcttgcaccagacccGCCCTTCGAGTATacgcaaaaacaaaaacaaaaacaaaaaaaaacaaaacaaagaagCGGTGTCTGCCACACAATTAAAAAGCAAGAGGAAATGAATTACATTTTGCACAGTCACTTGTTCAAGTTCGATGCGAGCATAAACATCATTCTTCGCCAGAGCCATGATATCACTGTAGAAACAAGCTCAGAATAAGATACACCAAGAGAACAGCCAAAATGATAATTAAAACTAACATGGTGATTCAGAAGTCATGTCACGGCTACTCTCTTGATTTGACGAACTCAAAATGTTGCACAATGTTATATAGAGAGCATTCCAGAAGGAACTAAGTAATATATAATTACAAAGGTGACATATTAGGGGATCAGCAATGAAGATAACTGGTCTTTGTTAGGCTTCACGAAACTGGCAAAGGGCTAGTTTTTGGaacataaaaaaataatataaagcaGCTAATGTTACCAGAATCCATACAAAGATTATGCCAAACCGACACACGTGTCAAGAGTCAAGATACAGAAGCCCCCTTTTTCATCTTATTGGATGCACCTAGGATGTATTTTGATGAGCAAAAGATCACCAATTGGTAAAAGGGGTTTGCTACTTGGGGTTTAGGAGGATGGTCAGAAAATTGGTAGTGTTGTTACTATACTGAACAAACATAGGTCTACTCCCGAATTTCTAAAAAGGTACAGACAAAGCACTATCCAAAAACCAGATGAAAGTGAAGCTTTCAGTAGTTCTAGACCCACAAGAGACCTTTTCTCTTCCATTTGAAACACCTTGTTGATATGCATCTTGCTATCCAGGGAATTGACAGATGATAAGAATGTCTAAAGCACTGAGTAGAAATAATGTCCAAGGTCATGGGGTGGCTAAATAAGGATAAGGTAGCAATTAGGATTTCAGCACCTGAGTACccaatgcagagagctcccgctctgtgcagagtctggggaagggtgtcagtggcaagccttaccctcgcctgtgcaatgcgaagagaccacgactcgaacccgggaccttccggtcacaggcggtaagactctaccgcgtgcaccaggcccgccctgaGTATTACTACTTTTTACAGAAACAATTCATATATAGGATCGCATTACCCCTCTCATTCCCTCAAAGATGAATTCCACAAGAAATAAGCAAACCACTTTGACCTTATCAAGTGGGCACCCAATGGTGTTTTGTGGGTCAGCTAGCTTAGTTCATTTTCCAGCATGTCATTCTAGTTCATTTCAGCAAGTTTTGAGTCGACCCAATGATCCAAAGCTTGTGGGACTTGCTCCCTATTTATCATCTCAAGAATCTCAAAATACACACCCCCTTCCAAAAAAACAAGCCGTAGCTGACCAAAATAAGCATTGCTTTCATTGTTGGAAATAACAAATAGAATCATATAAGGAACAATATCTTCAAAATGGTTTTAATTTGAGGTGCATTGTGTCATTGCACAAAGATGCATGGCACCATAGCTACAATGCAACAGTTCATCTGGCAGAGGCTAATTGGTTACATTAATACTACCTACAGCCATAAAAACATGTAATTTAGGACAAAATTTAGTCAAACCATGCAAAATCTCATAACTTTGAAGGATTTTAAGAATATACTAGAAGAAATTAATGATTGAATATATGCATGGAAGATTGCAAGTCAAATGCGCCAATACTTTTGGCCAGAGGGAGTACAAGAAAACAGAACAAGATAGCAGCATGGCAAAAGTAAATGTTACAGTATGCAAACCTGAGTGAGTAGACATCATGGAGGGATCCATTGTCATCAACTATAGGAATTGAGCTTACTCTATCTGGAGAAGAATGAATGGACATAATAGTTCAATTCAGCAACTGTTACTTTATAAAGGCTGACAGCTACAAGCTCAGAAGCAGCACATGCCAAAAAGGACAGGCTTAAAGGAGAATCTCCAGACTGGGTAAAAAAAACAATTAATCCTCAATGttgcattttcttggcattttaaATGTGCTTGATATGAGTTTATTGCACATATTACAGCTTCATACCATAGATCCATCTGTCAAAATCACTAGAGTTAACAAAACCATATAAAATCCTCCATAAATACGGATATGACCTGGCTCACTAAGTTCTCCAATTGGCTAGTAAAAATGCATTTCCTAATGTGCCACTGCAGGAGCAAAATAACAACAATTTGTAGGGAACACAGTATACAGATCTGGGTGTGACACTTTGCAAGTTTTGCAGGAATCTGACAGCTTAAAAACTGATGAACATTTGCCTTCAGCAACTTTAAAAGGTATGATTCAGCAGGACCAAAAAAATGGATTATTTTCTGTAACAAGTAAATAAAATCATAACAGATGGAGACTAAAGTGATGTGATGCAGATCCTACTGATCATCTCAGGTGTTATTTTGTGTATTTTCCATGGTACATTAGTTCATACCTTCACTGTTGAACTGAAATTGTTATCTGCATTATTCAAGAAGAACTAATCACATACTTAAGTTGATTGCATAGTTCGTGATTGCCGTTTATGATCCTAAGAATCAGTTGAAAGTATGAATACGAATGTTGCATCTGAAATGTCAGTGTACCTTGAAGCAGAAAATCCAGGCAAGTATTTAGAGGAGAACTCAGTAGCAAAGTTCTGAGTTGCCTGCTACTTGACCTCCCCGTATGTGGAGACCATGTACCAATAGGAATACTGAGAAGCTGATTGTGCAGAAGGGAACAGCCTTCAGCCTGTTCTTGTAGCTTCGAGCAAAGAACTAAAAACATCatcaagattaaaaaaaaaacatacaaTTTAACACACAGGTGAAATTAATCAAATATGAACCAGTATTATAATCTTATAAAACAATATCATACATTTCAAAATCCCCTGGAGAGTTGCAAGATTAAGGAAAGGCATCCCTGATGAATCTGGCATGCACTTAAAGATAGGAACTGAAGATATTTCATTTCTGATTATAGTCAGTGCCACATCCACTAAATTATCTGAATCCTTAACCTGAAGAAAGACATGTAACACCAtaagatttttaaaaaaaatacgtaCTATAAACCTTTAGTTACAATCAATACAGAACATTCAAATTAAACTACCCCCACCCACACACAAACTAAGGTGAAAGAATATAGATGACGAAATGCACACAACTAAAACTGCAGGTCAAATAATTAGAAGGAAATGATATTCCAAAAACAATTATATTTATGTTTATCTTGATTCAGTGACATCGTCATTCATCATAATCATATATATTTTCCTACAATCACTTGATATTTTTGAGGAAATTATGGCAATAGTGTCAATTTATCCCTATTTCAAGGCATTAGACGATTTGTAATTTTTCTGACACAAATGGCATTAACCTTAATGTTGTATTGGAGACCATATCGAGAATTTCATACAGATGATATATTTTCATATTTTGGAAGTGCTGATCTTGCAACTGCATACACATCGAATCAAATGAAAGAATCAAGCAAATATATGGAGAAGTACATGGATTAATGGCCTTCTCTGCATGGCAGCACCATCAGGCCCACCATAGAACTGTAGCTTTGCTTCTTTCCAAGCAGAAATGGGATGCATTTCAAGCTCTTCATTGCCAATAACTCGAATGTTTCTCTGCAACTGCATAGCAAATGATAATTCATAAGAACATAAAATGCTTTCAAGGAGAAATAAAGTAATTTATTCCACCCACCTTTCTCAACATTAATACAAAATCTGATGCAGTGAGCATGCCTGTTATGGTTCCCTGATGGTCATCCCAAAGAGGAACCAGAGCAAGACCCTATGAGACACAAAAAGTTCAAAGCTATTCTTAAATTATTAAATCGATGCCACGTATGCAATGCAGATGAAAGAATTGCCTGCTTCTAGGAGCGATTTTGTTGTTTATTATAAACTGTACAACATAATAGGAAAACAAATTAAACTGCTTCTTAATAAGGCAAATAATTGCTAACACAGCTTTAAAAATTCTTCAATAATGAAGGTAAAACAGAGCAAAGTTGAAGTGAGAGCAAACAAGCACCAGAGGGAAAGTGAACGATTGGAAGCAACTCTTGCAAGCACAGTAACACACATACCTCGTCATGCATTATTTTAAATGCTTGTTTAACAGGAACCTGAGTGTCCAAAACTGCTAACTGAAATGTTCACATGAAATCAAATTATTCACATAGTCTAAAGAGAAGCGCTGACTTGAAAGAAATAAACCTAACCTTGCTAGAAATAGGAACAACGTCATATATGGTATTGCTTAATAATATTCCAGAGACCACATGGCGGAAAACTGCTATTTGCACGCCTGGCTCCGGGGGCATCTTTGTTTATTTAAGGCCACAGTAAGTAACAGACCATTAGTTATCAGGAATATGGAGAACACGAAAATATAATGTCAAACTTCTGAGACATACTGTTGTCAAAATGATACCCTCATCCACATTAGTTCCTCTGATAGAAGGCTCTGGCTGCACAACAGGTTGTACATTGTTTTCCACAAGCACTTCATTGCTGATCAGTCCATATTCATCACGTACAAAGGGTTTCGCCTCATCACACCTCCAGACACCATCAACCAAAAACCGGTACTGAATTGCACCAAAAGGTCATATAAATGTATGTGGCACAGAAAATGTCACAGGAGAAACAGAATATCGTATGCAAATAGCTGGGCAGTGAGCACTGGTATAGCAAATATGCACTACTACAGTATCATGCTCAAATCGCTTGCTAACCATTGAACAGAACCAAACAATCACATGTGAACATCATAATTGACAGAACTCACAATAACAAGGGTGTGAATTTGGTACCGATGTGCAATGTTATGTCCAAGAATTACATTGATAGATGaaaaagcaaaacatcaaatataCAAATCCATCGTGAATATGTCAAATATATCATGTTTCTACAATTGCTGGGATTGAAAAACATCTTGAAGTTCAAAATAGTTGTCTGGTATATGCAAAAGTAGTTCCAAGTAAGGTCAACAATTAAGGGGCATTCAGGATTTATTTAGTGTAACTGAAAGTATTAATTGCCACTAGGGAAAAAGTGGTGCAATAAAGAAACTCCCTGTACACGTGGAAAGAAATGACAAATATAGAAACCTGAGAGACAGAAGTGTCGCTGTATTTAATCGTCACTCGCTTTATAATGGTGTTAAATGGCTGCTTTCTGATGCAACAACTGCAATTGCATTCTACTTTACAGCAGGCATTATGTAACGGCCAAAACCTCTTGTCGGAAACGAGTCAACGACAGAAACCATGGGATGTGGGCTGTCCTCCAACACCTATGCCAGGTCTGCCATTATAGCATGCAAACTTTATAACACTTTATCTCTAGCAATGGATAACGTTCAAGTGCATGCTCTGGATACATCTGTTCATGGTTTACGCGATGTTAGAACTCGAGATTGAACTAAAGTACCAAATAAGGCAAATTAACCAGGAGATTCATCTGGCTGCTAAACTGAAATATGGTCGCAGAAAGTAAAGGACCATGTAACGTATCAATAGTCGACAATGCCTCATACCACCCACGATCCATGTATATGGGATCACAAGAATACAAGATGCTTAATTCCAATGGTCATTTCACATAAGACCACCATCCCAGTGTTTACTAACCACTAACCGTTACGCGCCACACCAAAATCCAGCAGGAACAGCAGTTTGTGTAGAAACAGAAATACAGAATAGTTCTCCACAAGAACTGACCACATTTCCCCCTTATTTGTGCAAGGATCATCAGTCTAGCGACACATGTAAGCCCAAACATACCGCTGTCCAGAACCTCAACACGACAACACCCACCTGCCACAACAACCAACTAACCGTAGATGCATTGCCACCCCCCAACCATAGGAGAAACTAGTTCGTCATGATATACACGCGAAAACACACCAAGCTCGTTTCTAGGCAATCATGGAAAGTAACAGGCCACACTAACAAGGACGCCTATCGTGCAAACTAAAAGGCTTTCTTCTATGCACAAGGATACCAGCCAAGGACTACGAGGCCTAGGTAGACAGAGCAGAGTAACAAGCAGTGGAACACACTCAAACTAGGGACGAAAGCAATCAGCCAGGCAGAGAGCAAAGAGCGAGCTGAATCAGAGCAATCCGAGCAGCGACCCACGTCACCCACCTGGTAAACCCCGGGGGACAGATCGAAGACGACCTGGAACTCGGCCCCGACCAGCCCCATGGGACACTCCCTCCACCTGCAGCCACAGCAAACACGAGCAGGGACAAGGAAACAGCATTACACCCCTCACTCGCCCTCAGCCGCCGAGGCCAAACCCAAACCCAGACggccaaaaacaaaacaaaacgaaAAGGACCCCGCCTTCGAAGCACCCCCGGCCTCGAGATGGAACCTCTGGGTGGGCGTACTCACCCGGTGAAGCTGCCGCAGAAGGAGGCGCTGCGGCCGCCGTACGGCCACGAGAAGCGCTGCAGCACCATGGCTCCGGGGACGAACCCTAGCGCGACTGCGCGAGCGAGCTAGCTAGGTAGCAGCGCCGGCGCCCTCGACGCCGACAAGACGACCGACCAAACCCTAGCCCcgcgagaccgagcccatccgCGAGGACCCAGCCGGCCGGCCGGGCCGTCGGATTATATGGGGCGGGGCAAGGCGGAAGAGGAAATTTTTGGTGTGAAGGGGGGCTCTGCTGAGCTGGGGGTGACAAGCGAGGGGAGGAGTGAGGAGAGAGAAAGCGGGGGGTGTTGGTCTGTTGGATCGCGTGTGCGCCTACGCCGTCCCCGCCCTTGTTTTGTTGGGTTGTTGGAGGGTACGGCACGCTCCTCGCCTCGCCTGCCCAGTGTTGCGGCTGGTTTTTCTCCTTTCCTCCCTctccttttttttaaaaattggGTTTTTGCACTGAAATCTCTGGGGGCGCTTGTTCTGTTCTGGTCCTGCCCGGTGTGCTGGACTCCTGGTGCTGGTTCTTTGGGCCGGCAGGGAGTGATTGGCTCTCCTCGTGGTCTGGTTGACGTGGTTTTTACCCTCTCATCTTTTGAGCCCTTCTCACCTTTTTTACGCCTTTTATTTTATGAGAGCTTTTTGAGCTGTGTCAAAAAAGAGAAACATGTTCAGCAGTAAATGTTTTGTCCTCTAGTGCACTTATGATATAGAGCTCGCTTGGCACAGCTTCACCGACAGCTTCACAAGCTAttgtgagctgtttttttttttttattaaGCACCCTTTTTCAAAACAGTTTTATGGGTGAAGCTGTTTTTTTCCTTCTCTCGCTAGGGATGAAGATGAAAAAAGTAGCTTATCCCAGCTCCATCTGAAAACAAGTAGGCCCCAGCATGGCTAGAAGACTGCGTGTGCCCTTCTCGAAGAAGGAGGGCGTAGGGGAGAGAGTCGCGACCACCACCGGACAAGCACGACGTCACCGGGGCTCCCGGGCACAGCCGCCGGGGCCGGACATTGGAGCCCACCATGGCGCAAGTGCCGGAGCTTCACATCAGAAGACGATAAGGAAGAAGAAataggagagagagaaaagggtGTTTTAGtcattttatcttttttttttgtctacatgtgAAGCTGCTTTTGCCAAAGGAGGTGACAAAAACAGCTCAACTTCACCGGTAGTGCTGTTTATTGAGCTGAAATCCAAAAAAATAGCTTTACTAGTGAAGCTGAGCtatgtcaaacagagccataCTTTGAAAATATTGGATGGACCATGACTTGTAAAATCATAGGAAAATGAGAGCTGATACCGTTACAAGATGTAGCGCTTTCATGTCAAGCATATGAAAAAATATGTTCCAAATGCACGAGCCCAATCCAAACAAAAGATAGATAAACCCAGTCGAAGCAAAGAATAGACAGAGGGCAACAGAAGTGCTGGCATATGCTACAGATAGTTACAATTCTAACGATGTAAAAGAA
This region includes:
- the LOC136495395 gene encoding sucrose nonfermenting 4-like protein isoform X1; the encoded protein is MVLQRFSWPYGGRSASFCGSFTGWRECPMGLVGAEFQVVFDLSPGVYQYRFLVDGVWRCDEAKPFVRDEYGLISNEVLVENNVQPVVQPEPSIRGTNVDEGIILTTMPPEPGVQIAVFRHVVSGILLSNTIYDVVPISSKLAVLDTQVPVKQAFKIMHDEGLALVPLWDDHQGTITGMLTASDFVLMLRKLQRNIRVIGNEELEMHPISAWKEAKLQFYGGPDGAAMQRRPLIHVKDSDNLVDVALTIIRNEISSVPIFKCMPDSSGMPFLNLATLQGILKFLCSKLQEQAEGCSLLHNQLLSIPIGTWSPHTGRSSSRQLRTLLLSSPLNTCLDFLLQDRVSSIPIVDDNGSLHDVYSLSDIMALAKNDVYARIELEQVTVQNALDVQYQVHGRRHCHTCLPTSTLLEVLEGLSVPGVRRLVVIEQSTRFVEGIISLRDIFTFLLG
- the LOC136495395 gene encoding sucrose nonfermenting 4-like protein isoform X2 — encoded protein: MVLQRFSWPYGGRSASFCGSFTGWRECPMGLVGAEFQVVFDLSPGVYQYRFLVDGVWRCDEAKPFVRDEYGLISNEVLVENNVQPVVQPEPSIRGTNVDEGIILTTMPPEPGVQIAVFRHVVSGILLSNTIYDVVPISSKLAVLDTQVPVKQAFKIMHDEGLALVPLWDDHQGTITGMLTASDFVLMLRKLQRNIRVIGNEELEMHPISAWKEAKLQFYGGPDGAAMQRRPLIHVKDSDNLVDVALTIIRNEISSVPIFKCMPDSSGMPFLNLATLQGILKFLCSKLQEQAEGCSLLHNQLLSIPIGTWSPHTGRSSSRQLRTLLLSSPLNTCLDFLLQDRVSSIPIVDDNGSLHDVYSLRLWMCNTRCMAEDTVILVCRRVPCWKSWRDCLFQECDGLLLLNKVPDLWKESSH